The Streptomyces sp. Mut1 genome window below encodes:
- a CDS encoding aminoglycoside phosphotransferase family protein, whose protein sequence is MTMHDDQLDVTPETVAALIQDQFPRWSGLAVRRLPSTGTVNAIFRVGNDLSARFPLRPADAAEALAVLEQETRASAELARVSPFPAPEPVALGRPGAGYPMPWSLQTWLPGTVAFDADPSGSDAFAEDLAAFIAALRAAGTRGRLFSGEGRGGVLAHHDAWMAKCFEESEGLLDVDRLRRMWSLFRELPRTGADVMSHGDLIPGNVLVAGDRLVGVLDTGGFGPADPALDLVGAWHLLRSGPREVLRTALGCDDVEWERGRAWAFQQAMGLVWYYAESNPAMSRMGRRTLDRLLEPAE, encoded by the coding sequence ATGACCATGCACGACGACCAACTGGACGTGACCCCCGAGACCGTCGCGGCCCTGATCCAGGACCAGTTCCCCCGGTGGAGCGGCCTGGCCGTGCGACGTCTGCCGTCGACGGGGACGGTCAACGCCATCTTCCGCGTCGGGAACGACCTCTCCGCGCGCTTCCCGCTGCGTCCGGCCGATGCCGCCGAGGCGCTGGCGGTCCTGGAACAGGAGACCCGGGCGAGTGCGGAGCTGGCCCGGGTGTCTCCGTTCCCCGCCCCGGAACCCGTCGCCCTGGGAAGGCCCGGGGCCGGCTACCCCATGCCGTGGTCCCTCCAGACATGGCTGCCGGGAACGGTCGCCTTCGACGCCGACCCGAGTGGGTCCGACGCGTTCGCCGAGGACCTCGCTGCCTTCATCGCCGCCCTGCGCGCCGCCGGGACGCGGGGGCGGCTGTTCAGCGGCGAGGGCCGTGGCGGTGTGCTCGCCCATCACGACGCCTGGATGGCGAAGTGCTTCGAGGAGAGCGAGGGACTGCTCGACGTGGACCGGCTGCGCCGGATGTGGAGCCTCTTCCGGGAGCTGCCGCGCACGGGTGCCGACGTGATGAGCCACGGTGACCTGATCCCCGGCAACGTCCTGGTCGCGGGAGACCGGCTCGTCGGCGTACTCGACACCGGCGGCTTCGGCCCGGCCGACCCCGCGCTGGATCTGGTCGGTGCCTGGCACCTGTTGCGGTCAGGTCCCCGGGAAGTGCTCCGCACGGCGCTGGGCTGTGACGACGTGGAGTGGGAGCGCGGCAGGGCCTGGGCGTTCCAACAGGCGATGGGTCTTGTCTGGTACTACGCCGAGAGCAACCCGGCCATGAGCCGCATGGGGCGCCGGACACTCGACCGCCTCCTGGAGCCCGCGGAGTGA
- a CDS encoding carboxylesterase family protein, with amino-acid sequence MNTPRTVRSGPIRFATAGRFARPRPVPDGDTAPPSDGICPQPASRLEALMGPPPGRHPRSEDCLHLTVTAPAAPSAGRPVLVWFHGGGFNSGSGILDWYDGSALAAEQDVVVVGASYRLGALGYLVHDGVSEGNLGLYDQVEALRWVRAHIADHGGDPGNVTVFGQSAGALSALLLLRTPEARSLFRRVILQSPPLSIATRTPAEARETGRIFAAHLGGDPRTASTDELIAAQARTAADHQRRMGDFLAPPFGPVSGTAPLPAETGPAPFAGHAPDVLYGWNADDMSAFPEGPSDSGSVAERTRRVYEEPLRALHERLAHHGARVHGYRLDWRPPGSPHGATHCVEIPLLLGSEHAWRHAPMLGTLPWAEVEAAGRGVRAAWAAFARTGDPGPLTAPLVALPR; translated from the coding sequence ATGAACACTCCCCGGACGGTCCGCAGCGGCCCCATCCGGTTCGCCACGGCCGGACGATTCGCCCGGCCCCGCCCCGTGCCGGACGGCGACACCGCCCCGCCGTCCGACGGGATCTGCCCCCAGCCGGCGTCCCGCCTCGAAGCGCTGATGGGCCCGCCCCCCGGCCGGCACCCGCGGAGCGAGGACTGCCTCCACCTCACGGTCACCGCCCCCGCCGCCCCCTCGGCGGGCCGCCCGGTCCTCGTGTGGTTCCACGGCGGCGGCTTCAACAGCGGCTCGGGCATCCTCGACTGGTACGACGGCAGCGCCCTCGCCGCCGAGCAGGACGTCGTCGTGGTCGGCGCGAGCTACCGGCTCGGCGCGCTCGGCTACCTCGTCCACGACGGGGTCAGCGAAGGCAACCTCGGCCTGTACGACCAGGTGGAGGCGCTGCGCTGGGTGCGGGCACACATCGCGGACCACGGCGGCGACCCCGGCAACGTCACCGTCTTCGGCCAGTCCGCGGGGGCCCTGTCCGCGCTGCTGCTCCTGCGGACGCCCGAAGCCCGCTCCCTGTTCCGCCGGGTGATCCTCCAGAGCCCGCCGCTCTCCATCGCCACCCGCACCCCGGCCGAGGCACGCGAGACCGGAAGGATCTTCGCCGCCCACCTCGGCGGCGACCCCCGTACCGCGTCGACGGACGAACTGATCGCCGCCCAGGCGCGGACCGCGGCCGACCATCAGCGCCGGATGGGCGACTTCCTGGCCCCGCCGTTCGGCCCGGTGAGCGGCACCGCGCCCCTGCCCGCCGAAACCGGCCCGGCGCCCTTCGCCGGCCACGCCCCGGACGTGCTGTACGGATGGAACGCAGACGACATGTCCGCCTTCCCCGAGGGCCCGTCCGACAGCGGAAGCGTCGCGGAACGCACCCGCCGCGTGTACGAGGAGCCGCTGCGGGCCCTGCACGAGCGGCTGGCACACCACGGCGCCCGCGTCCACGGATACCGGCTGGACTGGCGGCCGCCCGGCTCACCCCACGGTGCCACCCACTGCGTCGAGATCCCGCTGCTCCTCGGGTCGGAGCATGCCTGGCGGCACGCGCCGATGCTGGGCACCCTCCCCTGGGCGGAGGTGGAAGCGGCCGGCCGGGGCGTACGCGCGGCCTGGGCCGCCTTCGCCCGTACCGGCGACCCGGGCCCCCTGACCGCGCCACTCGTCGCCCTCCCGCGCTGA
- a CDS encoding MFS transporter, protein MSDADRPTGASRTALATLLGTTLEWYDFFLYGTAAALIFDKQFFPSLSPAAGTLAAFSTLAVGFVARPLGGLVFGHFGDRLGRRSTLVVSLVMMGLGSTLIGAVPSYDSIGLWAPVLLVVLRVVQGIGLGGEGAGATLMSMEHAPEGRRNLYAGFPQMGTPAGLVLANMVFLATNSLAGHATFTAWAWRIPFLLSFVLVGVGLVVRLRVTESPSFDRARQEDEVVRFPLAEALKTGLPRLAVTLLAVVANSAVAYVFMVFTLSYGTKHLGFDQQFLVLGVSAAAVLWFVSIPLWTAVADRKGRRTLFIGGSVAILLWCAVFFPLLDTGGRLPALLALAGMGLIIPVTHCVQGAIIADTFPVRVRYSGTSLVLQVGAVLGGGLAPMISSALLGPGGSSTGVTWYLVGMCALSLVGAVALFRMVPESPVGQARLVPEPAGEA, encoded by the coding sequence ATGAGCGACGCGGACCGTCCCACGGGCGCGAGCAGAACGGCGCTTGCCACGCTTCTCGGAACCACATTGGAGTGGTACGACTTCTTTCTGTACGGCACGGCCGCCGCCCTCATCTTCGACAAGCAGTTCTTCCCCTCCCTGAGCCCCGCGGCGGGCACCCTGGCCGCCTTCTCCACCCTCGCGGTCGGCTTCGTCGCCCGGCCGCTCGGCGGGCTGGTCTTCGGGCACTTCGGTGACCGGCTGGGACGGCGCTCGACGCTGGTGGTGTCCCTGGTGATGATGGGGCTGGGCTCCACCCTCATCGGCGCGGTGCCGAGCTACGACTCCATCGGCCTGTGGGCCCCCGTCCTCCTGGTCGTCCTGCGCGTCGTCCAGGGCATCGGCCTCGGCGGCGAAGGCGCCGGCGCCACCCTGATGTCGATGGAGCACGCCCCCGAGGGGCGGCGCAACCTGTACGCGGGGTTCCCGCAGATGGGAACACCGGCCGGACTGGTCCTGGCGAACATGGTCTTCCTGGCCACCAACTCGCTGGCCGGACACGCCACGTTCACCGCCTGGGCGTGGCGCATCCCGTTCCTGCTGAGCTTCGTTCTGGTGGGCGTCGGACTCGTCGTCCGGCTGCGCGTCACGGAATCGCCGTCCTTCGACCGGGCCCGGCAGGAGGACGAGGTGGTCCGCTTCCCGCTGGCGGAGGCGCTGAAGACCGGACTGCCCCGGCTGGCCGTCACCCTGCTCGCCGTGGTGGCGAACTCGGCGGTCGCCTATGTCTTCATGGTCTTCACGCTGTCCTACGGCACCAAACACCTCGGCTTCGACCAGCAGTTCCTGGTGCTCGGGGTGAGCGCGGCCGCCGTGCTCTGGTTCGTCTCGATACCCCTGTGGACCGCGGTCGCCGACCGCAAGGGGCGCCGCACGCTCTTCATCGGGGGATCGGTCGCCATCCTGCTGTGGTGCGCGGTGTTCTTCCCCCTGCTCGACACGGGAGGCCGGCTGCCGGCCCTGCTCGCGCTCGCCGGCATGGGCCTGATCATCCCGGTGACCCACTGCGTCCAGGGCGCCATCATCGCCGACACCTTCCCCGTACGCGTGCGCTATTCCGGCACCTCCCTGGTCCTCCAGGTCGGCGCGGTGCTCGGTGGCGGTCTGGCCCCCATGATCTCCAGCGCGCTCCTGGGACCGGGCGGGTCCTCGACCGGTGTGACCTGGTATCTGGTGGGCATGTGCGCCCTCAGCCTCGTCGGAGCGGTGGCGCTGTTCCGTATGGTTCCCGAGAGCCCCGTCGGACAGGCCCGGCTCGTCCCCGAACCGGCAGGTGAAGCATGA
- a CDS encoding 2-hydroxymuconic semialdehyde dehydrogenase, whose product MTAQTPRWIRNFVDGHFIDPDDGGKSFDAIDPATGLAHARVHEADAPLVDRAVTAARKALGPWSATAVRERTEVLRRAADLIEARFDEFVAAEVADTGKPVALARDLDVARAVANFRTFADIVAAAGQESFLTDLPGGRHALNYAVRKPLGVVAVIVPWNLPLLLLTWKVAPALACGNTVVVKPSEETPGTAALLAEVLAEAGLPAGAYNVVHGFGGGSAGEYVTTHPGIDGVTFTGSTATGAHVMRTVAPRVRPVSFELGGKNAALVFPDADLEETLDGLTRSVFANTGQVCLCTERVYVHRSVFADVADGLVERARSLRLGSPLDPATTTGPLISQAHRQKVRGYLDLAGELGAKVLTGGGTPALGTELDGGSWIEPTLWTGLTNADRPVREEIFGPVAALIPFDTEDEAVALANDTDYGLAASVWTRDLRRGHRVAQAMNVGMSWVNTWFLRDLRSPFGGVGLSGLGREGGASSLHFYTEPTNVCVQL is encoded by the coding sequence ATGACGGCACAGACTCCGCGGTGGATCCGCAACTTCGTCGATGGACACTTCATCGACCCCGACGACGGCGGCAAGAGTTTCGACGCCATCGACCCGGCCACCGGCCTCGCCCACGCCCGCGTCCACGAGGCCGACGCCCCGCTGGTCGACCGGGCCGTCACAGCGGCGCGCAAGGCGCTCGGGCCCTGGTCGGCGACCGCCGTGCGGGAGCGCACCGAGGTCCTGCGCCGGGCGGCCGACCTGATCGAGGCACGGTTCGACGAGTTCGTGGCCGCCGAGGTGGCCGACACGGGCAAGCCCGTGGCGCTCGCCCGCGACCTGGACGTGGCCAGGGCCGTCGCCAACTTCCGTACGTTCGCCGACATCGTCGCGGCCGCCGGCCAGGAGTCCTTCCTGACCGACCTGCCGGGCGGCCGGCACGCCCTCAACTACGCGGTGCGCAAGCCCCTCGGGGTGGTCGCGGTCATCGTGCCGTGGAACCTCCCGCTCCTGCTGCTCACCTGGAAGGTGGCCCCCGCCCTGGCCTGCGGCAACACCGTCGTGGTCAAGCCCAGCGAGGAGACGCCCGGTACCGCGGCCCTGCTCGCCGAGGTGCTCGCCGAAGCGGGGCTCCCGGCAGGCGCCTACAACGTCGTGCACGGCTTCGGCGGCGGCTCCGCCGGCGAGTACGTCACCACACACCCCGGCATCGACGGCGTCACCTTCACCGGCTCCACGGCGACCGGCGCCCACGTGATGAGGACCGTGGCACCGCGCGTGCGCCCGGTCTCCTTCGAGCTGGGCGGCAAGAACGCCGCACTCGTCTTCCCCGACGCCGACCTCGAAGAGACCCTGGACGGCCTGACCCGGTCGGTGTTCGCCAACACCGGACAGGTGTGCCTGTGCACCGAGCGGGTCTACGTCCACCGGTCGGTCTTCGCCGACGTCGCCGACGGCCTGGTCGAACGGGCCCGCTCCCTGCGCCTGGGCAGTCCGCTGGACCCGGCGACCACGACGGGGCCGCTCATCTCACAGGCCCACCGGCAGAAGGTGCGCGGCTATCTGGACCTCGCCGGTGAGCTGGGCGCGAAGGTCCTCACCGGCGGCGGCACCCCCGCTCTCGGAACGGAGCTGGACGGCGGCTCATGGATCGAACCGACGCTGTGGACCGGCCTGACGAACGCCGACCGCCCGGTGCGCGAGGAGATATTCGGCCCGGTCGCCGCGCTGATCCCCTTCGACACGGAGGACGAGGCCGTCGCCCTGGCCAACGACACCGACTACGGTCTCGCCGCCTCCGTGTGGACCCGTGACCTGCGGCGCGGGCACCGCGTGGCGCAGGCCATGAACGTCGGCATGTCCTGGGTCAACACCTGGTTCCTGCGCGATCTGCGCTCGCCGTTCGGCGGTGTCGGCCTCTCCGGTCTGGGCCGTGAGGGAGGCGCGTCCTCCCTGCACTTCTACACCGAGCCGACCAACGTGTGCGTGCAGCTGTGA
- a CDS encoding LysR substrate-binding domain-containing protein — MDPERLLDGRLKLRHLVLLTTIAEHGSVMRAAEHLRVTQPVVTRGLRELEAILGAEVFDRGPRGVTPTVCGEAFIEHAQVVLAHIRKAGQHVAELTSGQVGTVTVGTHLAGAGLLLPKAITRLKRERPKVTVVVKEAPPDVLLADLMAGQVDLTVGRLNASDHGGRTRQIQLYSEPVKLVTRAGHPAQALDAPRLADLTHFPWSLPVANTSLRREVERVFFEAELPLPEDRVECTSILTLRTLLEESDTVATLPVLIPQRDDRLAVLPTPLPSVSRLVGVTLPHERAHSPSTQALLQHLRDVAAEIRVMLRPAADAG, encoded by the coding sequence ATGGATCCCGAGAGGCTGTTGGACGGCCGCCTGAAGTTGCGCCATCTGGTCCTCCTCACGACCATCGCCGAGCACGGCAGCGTGATGCGGGCCGCCGAGCACCTGCGGGTGACCCAGCCGGTCGTGACCCGTGGTCTGCGGGAGCTGGAAGCGATCCTCGGCGCCGAGGTCTTCGACCGCGGTCCGCGCGGGGTGACGCCCACCGTCTGCGGAGAGGCGTTCATCGAGCACGCGCAGGTGGTTCTGGCGCATATCCGCAAGGCGGGCCAGCACGTGGCCGAACTGACCAGCGGCCAGGTGGGCACGGTCACCGTGGGCACGCATCTGGCCGGGGCCGGCCTGTTGCTTCCCAAGGCCATCACCCGGCTCAAGCGGGAGCGGCCCAAGGTGACGGTCGTCGTGAAGGAGGCCCCGCCGGACGTGCTCCTCGCCGACCTCATGGCCGGCCAGGTCGACCTGACCGTGGGCCGGCTCAACGCGTCGGACCACGGTGGCCGCACCCGGCAGATCCAGCTGTACAGCGAGCCGGTGAAGCTGGTGACGCGGGCCGGCCACCCGGCGCAGGCGCTCGACGCACCGCGGCTGGCGGACCTGACGCACTTCCCGTGGAGCCTGCCGGTGGCCAACACGTCCCTGCGCCGGGAGGTGGAGCGGGTCTTCTTCGAGGCGGAGCTGCCGCTGCCCGAGGACCGGGTGGAGTGCACGTCCATCCTGACGTTGCGCACACTGCTGGAGGAATCGGACACCGTGGCCACGCTGCCGGTGCTCATTCCCCAGCGTGACGACCGGCTCGCCGTCCTGCCCACCCCCTTGCCGTCGGTCTCCCGGCTCGTCGGTGTGACGCTGCCGCACGAGCGCGCCCACAGCCCCAGCACCCAGGCCCTGCTCCAGCATCTGCGGGATGTGGCGGCGGAGATCCGGGTCATGCTGAGGCCCGCGGCCGACGCCGGCTGA